The DNA region CTAAATTCCAAGTAATTGGGATAGGAAATGACCCACATTCAgatttggcttaaaaataaattgCTTCATTTAAAGTAGGTTACCCATCATTAAAAATCATTATACTTCCATGAAGTATGCATTAAAATTGCATTTTGcttactaagagccaaggtggcgcagtggttaaatgcagcactgcaggctactgctagatcagcaggtcagcggttcaaatctcactggctcagggttgactcagccttccatccttccgaggtgggtaaaatgaggacccagattgttgggggcaatatgctgactctctgtaaaccgcttagagaggcctgaaaggcctatgaagcggtatataagtctactgctattgctatatattgctaCTAAACCCAGAACAGAGTATTTCATTTGACCCACTTCCAATCAACAATCTAATCAAGTCCAATAAATAGGTTTGTATGACTTTTTATTACTGTTCTCAATGAGATTAGTGCCTAAGTATTTCAGATTCATTGATACATCGTATAGCTATGTACTTCAACCTTGAAACTAAAGTCTAATTCTACAGTTGTGAAGGACATTCAGTACCATTTTTTCCAATTGCTTTAGAGGAGCAATTTGCAAATTATTTATAAATCATTCAGTGTTTGAAAAATGTATTGCCAATATTCAGACAGTAGTGTACAAAAGTATTTCTATTCACAAACAGAAAATAACAAGATCTAGGATGCCAGTACAGATAATATTTTGTCACTCAACAGAGGATAGATGTCGTTAGTCTAGCATTATCCCTGTGTGAAAAATTCCTACGAAAGAATAATGGAACTGCTAGAACATAGGCTATGTACTCAGACTTACATATCGAAAAGATACAAATATGCACTGCCAGCATATTTTTTCTACCTCATTTCCATGACTTTACCTTTATCTCATCCACTCATCTATGAGACAGGCATAAATCATCATTAGCTACACAAGTATTATAATAGTATTTCCTCCTTTATTCTAATATTATTGAAGGGCAACCTTAAAATGTGTAAATCTATATTTGCTCAATAACTGGTATAATAGACAGAGAGTAATGGGTATCATATTTCATTCTGATACAACATTCTGATTTAAACACATATAAACAGTACTACAGCATGATTGTGGAAACAACCCTTAGATCAAGGTTCCACAAAATGATCAATCTTGACCCCCAAGGTTGATGGGACTAACCAAAGGCCAGTATTGTTATTTGCACTACTAGTAGTAAAgtcaattttatttaattattttcctaCAAATTTTTTTTACAAGTCAATGAACTGAAGAGTTTGGGGACGCCACCTTAGATCATTGAAATGTTTGAAATAGCATCTTTGTTAACTTGCAGATTTAGCTTTCTAGTAGCAAAGCCCTCCTTTTTGGCAATTTTCTTTATCCTGAGATGGTTTGGGTGGCCTTCTTCGGAAGCTTCTTATAAGCAAACTGCAATTATCCTCCAAAGAAAAAATGCTAAAGCCTCTGAGCATCAGGATTTCACAATATCCAGAAAGGTGAGAAGGATGATAGCAAAAGCATCCATTCTAGAGTCCAGCTCTTTCTCTAGTGTCCTCCTctctggaggaaaaaaatgctagCGAACTGGCATTCTCAAAGGCTCTGCTCAGAAAGTTCTGTTCTTCCAGGGTGAGGGAGGATTTCCCCTCATGGAGGTGAGGTAAAATCCCTCAGTGTGCTGGGGGTGGTATTGTGGATGGCAAACCCTTTGTCTCCTTTGTTAGCAACTTTCCTCAAAAACAGGCAGAGAAGATTGTAACTGATGATTGCAAAGCACTTGTCAACTAGTTGTAAATATGAGCAGGTTGCCAAACAGTTTGCCAGGTGCCCAAAATGTAATTGTAACTGGAAGAGGGTAGCACAATGTTTTACATTGCCTGGAAGTGATTGGTTCTGTGACCATCGTGACTGTCAACAGTTATTAACCAATTGAAAGTTTTCTTGTGATTTTCTTGGGATCATATCCTATTTGGTTTTCATTTTGAAATTATGTTAAAATTCTGAAATCTGTTTCATTTGTCTAATAAATTAATGGTTATTCAACAAAGATATTTTTGACTAATCAAAACAAGTatctaacattttaaaataaagttaagtAATTCAGTAGGCTTCAGTATAAGCAATAGTTGCATTAGCTATTTAAATTTTTGGATAAGAATGTAGATGAAAACAATTGTGCTGAATAAACATTCACACTGGAAAAGATTAAGTTTATCCTACATATTAATCAACTATTTGACAGAGGAATTCAATTGAGATGGAGACAAACTGCAATGAGTTAAAAGAGTTGTTATGGAGGTAGAACAAACATGTGGATATATGTTCACTGTTCAGTGTTCACAGACAGCAGGTTTGGGTTGATTATTAGGAAATACTTCTACATAGTAAGAGTTGTTAAGAATGATGCTGAACTCTTTCTTTGGAAGTATTTAAACAGAGCCACATAATCATTTATCATTAATACTATAATAACTGACATCTGCATTGGACAAAGGATTAGACTATGATCACCCAACTCAATAAAGTCACTCTCTGTTGAGTATACAAAAGTCAATTACAAACCGGAAAAAAGAGAAACACAATACTTAAAAAATGAACTAAAGCCATAAAATGGCGACTGGATTAAGGTGAATTGCAGTTAATAATTGTGACTACAGTATATTCATTGAGATCCCAAGACCTTAGAAAAGAGCCACGTCTCAACTGCTTTTCTAAAGACTTGCTGGATCAGGGGGCAGATTATTCAAATTTGGggatatattattaaaaaaataataagggacatggtggctaagacgctgagcttgtcaatagaaaggttggcagttcgacaggttcgaatccctagtgccacatagcacggtaagctcctgttacttgtcccagcttctgctaacctagcagtttgaaagcacataaaaaatgcaagtagaaaaatagggaccacctttggtaggaaggtaacagcgttctgtgtgccttcggtgtttagtcatgctggccacatgaccatggagacatcttcggacagccctgcctctttggctttgaaacggagatgagcaccaccccctagagtcgggaacgactagcacatatgtgcaaggaaaacctttacctttacctattaaaaaaaaggagaggctGCCACTCAGAAGACATGCCTTTGAGGTCCCAAAGGCGGCATTGTCCCAATAAGGCACCTGGAGAATGCTCTTCCAGTTGGAAGGTGTGAGGTAGGCAGATATCCTAGcactgtgatggggaacctacggcacgtgtgccagaggtggcacgcagagccctctctgtgggcatgcattgccagctgctcttcgtgGGCACAAGTGCACcagaaaacagtctgaaaatggccccaaaattgTCCCCAAACCAGGCTGGTTTTGTAtccattttctgggccattttctggTTATTTTTTGGcctgaaatggcctgaaaacagcaaaaaatgtccccaaaacaggcatgcatgcgctggccaacTCGTCTTCAGGTTTCTGTCGCCCCGGTGCGTGCATATTCACacacgttctggtttgggcactcggtgctgaaaaggtttgccatcactgtcctagcagGGAGGCAGCTCCGCATGGTCCTATACCATTGGGTGTTTTGTAGGTAACAACGAAAACCTACAATTATACTCAGAAGCCTATCGGGAGCCAGTGTAGATTGTGGAGTCAAGATGTCAAGAGGTGATGAGGAATCATTTGTTTTGCTGCATTATGTATCAATGAATTTTTTGAATGATTTTaaagggcagccccaagtaaagtgcattgcaataatccatatTTGAGAAAGTCCTGGAGACCAGGTGAAGAAATGTTGCCTAGGGAATGGCCAAATGAGAGAGTGCATAGCTTGCAACAGCATAATGGGTAGAGAAAaaggctcagaagggaccctcccttaGCTTCTCAGGATGTAAAGGAGATGATGGGaggtttgtactttcagacttgtaagattaTGTTCACATAGCCTTAACAATAAAGTAGAAAGAACTCATCTGCttttgtttcctgtctggtctggTCCTACCTGGAAAGGGTGTCAGGAGGTGACATGAGAGATTGAGAACAGGGCTCCCAGCTCTAGGAATAGACACAATTGGTGCACAAGACAAAGTTCTGTAAAAATGCCTTCAGCCACAGTTGCCACCTGTTCTTTCAATAGGAACTGTGAATTCAGAAGGATACCCATGTTGTCAAATACATTCAAATGGGGCAGGATTACCCCACTCAGAGACAAGGTTTAAAAATTTTCCAGTTCTTGTAGGAGCCAAAACTAACAGCTACTCAGTCCTGGAAGGATTGAACTGGAATCTGTGGTTCACCATCCAGATCCCATAACCTCTAGACACTGACAGAAGTTTGCTAGCTTCACTTGGTAGCAACTATGGTGGAGATGTAAAATCGAATATCATGAGTGTAGTGGTAAAACTGCACTCTAATgttaaaaaggagagaaaaacacCTGTGGTACCCCACAAAGCAGGGGCCTAGGGGTAAAGCAACAACACTGGTCTGAAGGAAGGAGGAGACCATTGCAGGACAGTACTCAATCAGTTAAGCCAGTCCAAAAGATTACTATGGCTAATCGAATTATTGGAGGCTACTGAGAGGTTAACAAAAAAGAATAGGATGAATGAATTACTGCCATCCTGACCCCAAAATTTATCAACAAGTGTGACCAAAGGTTTCTCAGGACTATCCTGGACTGTATTTGACTAGAAAAGATCCACATAATCCATTTCTTCCAGGACCTTTTAAAACTTGGGCCTTCCTAGCAAAACATGTTGCAGACTGGATGAAGATTGTCCAGATATGCAGGATTCAATGATGATTTCTTCTTGAAAAGGAGCATAGACTATAGTCTGATTCAAGCATCAGGACCATCCGTTCTCTTAGGGAAGAATTTGCCACTAGACAGACCCATCTACATGCCCCCTTCCTGGCCTTGACCAGCCAGGAAGGGATTGAATCAAAATTACAGGTACTGTATCCACAGTACCAAGGACCCTATTCACTTCCTCAAATCTACTGGGTAAAAATAATTATAGATAACATAGGATCAAGCTTCAGTCAAATCCATAGGACTTGCCCAACTGGAGACTAACTTGGAACAAATCCAAGCAATCTGATACACAAGGTACTGAGAATAGTTATTACAGCAGAACTGTAGTATTCTCATATCAGTGGTGCTGTGGGCATTTCTTTTGCTGCTTTACCCACCAAAGATCCTTCCAAGTTCCTCCTAAAACTAGGAAACATACCAGAGTCTGCACAAGAAGAGTGCAGTGGTGTAATCTATTTGAAAGCATCACCACTCCCTTATTCAAGCAGTGACCAGGGCCTCAACCAAACTTAAGAATCTTAAGCGCCCTCTGAAACCTGATTGTGTCTGCActcaaaaactatttttatttattgtttctaaACCAAACTGGGAATCTTCTGGTTTGATAAAATGCTTAAAatgaatattaatttttttttaaaccatcatTTTATTGTTTGCATCAAATATAGGTTCACATGTTGCTCTACTATTAATAATCATTTGTTTTCTATTAGATGGCTAAATGTGAACCCTGCGAAAGAAGTTATGATAACATGGTAAAAATGCTTGAGGATTTGAATAGGGATTTGGAAAAGCTTCTGGAAGACATGGAAAAATTATCAGGTGTGACGTATTCCTGAAGTGTATCTATATATTGCTAACAAATTATCAATTCAGAGTAATAAGAATTTACTGCATTTTTTGTATATGTTCATTCGAATTACAATACTTATTAGTAACTGTTGGATGTGCGTTCCCATTAGGTAGCACTGGTCATATGTAGCATATAGTTAAGAACTATGGATTTCTATGCTAGAACTGTTTTATGTAACCTGATCTGTTTCTGCAGATTATTATTTTATGGAATTAAGCTTAATGTAGTTTGTTTTTATGAACTTTTTACTTTgcttttccagaaaaattgctcATTTAAGTACcataatttcttttcatttttcagaagaatgtttttttaaagtactaaatgaaaataatttcttaTAGGAAATGTCATCATTTTGCAAATGTGCAGACTCAATTATAAACACACTAATAAAGAATCCTAGAAAGAAATTTTTGTTTAACTATCTTTAACTAAAAAAATTTCTGCCTTTTCATATTAAATGTTCCATATGTATTAAGGGCCTTTAAAAACATATGGAAAATTAGTTATCAAGGAAGcagatcagagatgggttgcttccagttcggcccggttcagctgaactggtagtggcggcagcaggaggctctacccacccacctgaacacttctgcacatgtgcagaagcatcacgcgTGCACaaatgaaccagtagtaaaactggtacaaacccaccactgaagcagatAATATGTTGTGGGAAAAGAGTAAATATTTTCAATTCATTATGTCTCTGTATTGAAATCCTTCTTTGCAGATTAGGTTTTCCAGTTCATGAAAGAATATTGTACTATTGGAAACGCATTAAAAAAACTCTGGAAGAAAAACTCCAATAATAAGGCTAAGTGATAGGGCTACTAAGCAAAATATTACATGACCCTGATGGACTTATGATCTCACTTTCatgacagtcattaagtgaattacccacagtcgttaagcaagacatcacatgactgcaactttcaattttactgccagcttctccattgactctgctggTCAGAAGCTGGTTATGAAGTgtgcaaattgtgatcatgtgattgcagaATGCTGTGACAATGCCCACCGATTATAAAGCACCTAAAATCTCAATCATAGGGACACTGCGATGATTATAAGTATGAAGACTGTTcctaaagttattttttcagtactgttgtaatttcaaatggtcgctaaatagGGTAGTCATTTGACTGATTGCTTTTGCTCTCATTAAAACatcattttacaaataaaaatctGGTCTCTCTAATTAGACGTTCTAAACATATAGCAACTATGATAATGTAAATCAGAttatgcaaaaaacaaacaaaccttgacATACTGTTTTCATCAGGAGTGCATTTCAGGGAAGAGATTTTAACTTCCTTTTAATGGATCAATTcctgattcattcattcacactACTGTTTTTAATGGACTAATTTAACATTGTGAGATTAATTACTTAACAATTTTGTTTATTGCATATCTGTACATTACAGTATAGTGTCCATGTTAAAAGTAATCAGGAATACGTACATAGTCAAAACAAGAACTTTTGTAATTAaaaattgagccaaggtggcgcagtggttaaatgcagcactgcaggctactgctagatcagcagttcagcggttcaaatctcaccggctcagggtttacctcagggtaaaatgaggacccagattgttgggggcaatatgctgactctctgtaaaccgcttagagagggctgaaagccctatgaagcggtatataagtctactgctattgctattgctattgacacaGAACTACCCTGATGATTAGTAAAATGGAAAACAGTAGATGAATAAACTATTTTCTGTAGCATAATACAAACATTTGCAAGCATTGGCTTGAATCCTTAAATACcatatttgaaaaaatatttagaattagaattggcAGTTCTGctactgtttattttttattactttctcATTCATCCTATTCAAATCCACCCATTGAATCACTGAATTTATCTGTTGGGTTGTCCCAGTGCAGGCTACTTGGATGGCTTATGATATGGTGGTAATGCGCGCTAATCCAGACTTGGCCAATTCAATGAGACGTCTGGAAGATGCCTTTCTCACTTgtaaggaagaaatggagaaaaactgGCAAGAAATGTTGAAGGAGACTAAAAGTGCTGAACCAAAACAATAACTGTTTTTGAAATCAGTGGTGGAAGAGTTAGTCTTGAGTAGTGTGCTCAGTGTTTAtttacaaaatacattttaaaaatatgttcctGAGCTGtgtctctttccatttttattcttgaaTGAAAATGCTTTCAAACATTTAACCGGTATGCACAACTAcagtatgattttattttattttcatcattgATGATGTCAGTCGCAGAACATATTCTTATCAAATTCATTTCCCATATTAACCTATAAAATTAATAACCTTAAGAATAGGAGTTACTGAAACTAAAGTTACTGAAGTCTTGATCTTGCTATATATATTTACATGAAAGAAAAATTTATAAATTCAATCCAGTTTATTTCCATCAGCATTTGTAGGAGTGCAGCCCTAAATGACAAATAAGATGAGAATAATTTGACCACAAGATGGCACTCACACACAAGGATCAAttttagaaaaacaaatcttAGCATGCCAACAACACAGGTTGTATCCATATATACAGTAATAGACAATTCAGGGAAGAGATAGGATAGCTGAATGTATGTTAAAGCCAAAGATGGAAATATAATTCATGAGAGGTGAAGGGGTAGAAGATGAAATAAAGAGAATTACTCTTTTTCTGATTTGTGGCAAGTCAAGAGGAGCTGGAGGGGGGAAAGTACCTTCTGATATGAGATAAAGAACATACCCATCCTAGTGAAGTTAGCAGAGTGGAAGAAGATATGTTTGAAAATTTTGGCATTAATTGACAAGGAGAGAAGTCACCTTTGGAAAGTGACGAGGTTAGAAGCATGGATGCACCAAGAAGATGCAAAGAACCTGTTTAGCTGTCTTCTTGCCTTTTCTATGTTCAAGAAGGTAGAGTGGGATGGGAAAGTGACAGGCAAAGGAGGAGCAGAAAGCATTCAAGATTGAGGAGTGAACCCTCATGTGATTGAAAAGTTTCCCTTGTAAGGTAGTACAGTACATCTGTACATCTACAGTATGGAAGATGCAAAAAGCATGTATACCAAGATACAGAGGGAGTATTTGGATCAAagtctctttctctttgtgttCAAAAGATGGGAGTGCATATCATCTATTATGAGAGTAAGTGAGGGTTTTGTATGTTTTGGTGGTAGTGACTGCACTAGTGCTGCTGTGACTCTCCAGACACAGGCATGCCATGCAATGCATGCAGAGGAGTTGAAGCTCCACCCATTTGAAATCTCCAGTGAAGCTGATTGAGAAGTGACCACTGTCATAATTGCTCTGCAAACAACAGATACTATACAGAATCTGGAGACAAAGTTTTTATTGGAATTTTGTTTGGTATATGCAAAGACTGCTGAAAAGAGGTTTCTCTCATATTTTGCTATAATATGCATTGGCTACCATTTATTATTGCAGTTTTATTGTGTACATAAGTCCCACTCAGATGATACATTTTCATGAACATGTACTCCCCAAACATAGCTGACACCTATCCCCATGAGTATAAGACAAGGAAGCTTCATAGAGCACATAGTTGCACTGTATTCATGAACTATTGATAGTTCTGATAACACAGCATATCTTTATTAAGTGTCCCTTTACATGGGAGTTGGTATTCAACTACAGTATGGGGCAAGTATACCACACAGTATATTTCCAGAATAGAGTTACAGTTAATTACTTTTTAGTAATTAGTAATCGCTCTTTAATTACCTTTTCTTAATTACTATGTCACCCAGTCGGAAAAAAATTGTGTATTCAGGATGCATTTCTGCACTGATACAAATGTTGAGTGTTAAAGACTCATAGTTGTTTCTTGAAGCAGGAGATACAGCAGTACACATTGCTTCTATGTTTGCTTTCATTAGTCCTGTGACCTGTGAATGCACCCGCacctgaaaaaaagaaagatcagaATTCTAAGATTTTCAGAATTATTTGCCATTTGTGGCTTATGTTATATGAAAACATACAAGTTTTTGAGTATTATGGACATAGGAAGCTATAAGAATTCTGACCAAGCCCCTTGCTTAACAGTAAGCATAATCCCAAGCATAACAATAACAGCAAAGATAAGGTGGTAGGCCACCTCACTGCTCCAAACCTGATTGTAGAAAAACTAGCTACATATTATTCTTGAAACATTTTTGCAACAGcctattttataaattttatggAAACAAGTGATAGATATTCTTCCTTTGCCCTTAAATATGAAAcattcattttgtctctcattccCCCTCACTCCCCTTGTTTGGAACAGCTCCCAATCTCCCACATTCCTTTCAGTAACTTATAGGGCAGGCTAATTACTTTTGGTCAGCCTACTGATATAGCCAAGATTTcttcagaaatatttaaaatcacTCTAAGTTGTCTAAATTTATGTCAGCAATTTAGAACTTTGCAGTTCAGTTTCCAAAACTATGTTGTTTGGGGTAATTTGTCACTAATTAACTCtgggaaacaacaaaacaaaagattCTGTTTTAGCTTTGTGGAATGAGAACATTAAAGATACTTAAACCagctatttaaaatgtttttttgcaACATAATGCAACATTTGGACTGTAGTGGCAGAACATAGGAGTATGAGATGACATGTGTACATTAAACAAATCCACAGATGAACCAGAATGAAATATGTCTATGGAAATTATCAgtcaggacatggttgtcccaaaggtgctttttcaagaagcaactggacgttctggcttttctttggagatatttcatttctcatccaagaagctatgACCCATAATGGCATTGTTGAATCATTGATACAACAGGTCAGACAACCATTGCCTTTGAGACTATATATGTATAATGTGCTTTGATGAATCAATGACTGAGTCTCAGCATTTTGTGAATAGCTACTTACTCCACTTTAGACATTTCATGATTTTGTTTTAACATCCCAGTATCccaagaatgaaatgaaatgtgagAAAAATGCCCCTGGGTTTCTGAATTTCAAAGATTATTGTCAAGACTGGTTCAAAGGtttgtttttcttcaaaagcCAGGACACTATTCTAtgaactagaccagtgatggcgaacctatgacacgcgtgtcagtgctgacacgcgtagccatttcgggtgacacgcacatgctccccaaacttgtttcagcggcagctctcagcctgggcggcagcgtcacacaggctgtggaaggaggaggaggaggaggaggaggagggaaccaaccaaagagaggcttttaccgggtctgcgccccacagccaggaccgtcctggcgcctcaagccacgtttcttcctgcaaagcccttcgggcaacccgagagttccgcttgacgccagaagggctttgcaggaagaaacgcggcttgaggcgccaggacggtcctggctgtggggcgcagactcggtaaaagctctctttggttcccccctcctccccctccttccacagcctgcgtgacgctgccgcccaggctgagagctgccgctgccgctgctgcacaactgagggagggagagggaaagcagaggtagcctcaaattccaccattGGGAcgggggaaagggcttgtccctcaagagtggggggggatagaggtgggaagaaggggcccggcctgtccccagcgccccccacagacggattacggatcgaacgcttctctctgcagcctttttctgcaagtcccagctactcagcggggcgtcatcatttccggggggttgcagttttccagctcagatatcaggatccgccgggattaagtgggagaaaacgccgctggccgagcggaacaaacacatccaaaggttaatcttattttacgaaaacacaacttccaaaagtcgatcgtggcctccgtcaagaagctcttcccccacccacccccacccattctggggtcttagtgtccctcggctaagatccaccccggaaagcagaacgggggcagccctcctgtaattctggctgggttaaagagcagggatggaggagacctatcacaccttcattcaaagggtggggagggggaggcccgataaagtccctcccttggggtgtctgaagtcccagctgaagcagccgaaggaaaaaggataagcatccgtcgctgcccaatggcgcttggggtaaccccgctgggcagagccagtctaggctcatcctgcaaatgagggtttcctttggggagggccaggtggtttcaagcaccccaaacagccaatctctctctctccgtcccccttcctttgctcctggggctgcagaactttccatgggctcaacagtaattttgagtaaaattctaagccactgcagtagctgctttttggttttattttttttaatatttatcagtctctcttttagttgaagagttgaagtccacaaggcttaaagctgtcaggtttgaagacccctggggtttttttcctaaagggttaggggtgcaaggttcttgtaacttgacagctttaagacttgcacgcttcaatgccagagtttctgagccaacattttggttgctaagcaggaccgttggtaagtgatactgataataatatcaagggcaacatacaaaATCGACTGattaacaaagaagttactaagcagctatgttaaataatttgtttttggtttattaaatacaattatattgcaattatatatttttgtagtttaaactataaattgcgcaaaattatgtttttgtcgaagtgacacacaacgcgagttatgctcgattttttgccgatttttgacacaccacgccaaaaaggttgcccatcactgaactAGACAAATGACGATTTAAGAGTAAGATGCCTAAAGTGTGAATCGGAGGTGATTTTATCCGGTAGTATCTGACCAACTTTGGCTGAAGAAAAGTCAAGACAGGCCAGATCAGATTAATAATTgggtgggagaccaccaggaaaattTGGGCAGTAAATTGGCCTGGAAAAGTCTCAGAAAAACACAAAAGCTTTTCTGTATTACTCCTGGGACAATCACATAGATGTTTTAAAGTTACCAGGAATTGAGCTTGATTtgaacaattcaatttgtttttgcttttaaacAGATAAATAAGAGCACTTCAAAAACAAGTGAAAGTGCTGTGTGTTGGCCTTAACTTTAGTCATTGTATCTAATagggaaatgtatttatttccaaGGTAACTATTATCTATGACTGAcaccttcctttccttttgccaaaTCATTTTTCACCCAGGAAACAACTTTAAATGAAACTTCATTCCTTTCTTCTCCAGAGCCTTCACAGTTAGAAAGCTGGAATCTGTTCCTGTCTCTAAAGTCCTGAGTCCCACAGCCTCCACTCCCTGTCATCAATTGCACACTTATGTTTAGAAGAGTTCAAGAGATCATGTGAGGAAAAAGGGCAGGCCACTATGTCTCTTGGAGTTGCTTGGCCACATGgccaaggtgttggttattacctttaaagccctatatgacttagggccagcgtaccttcgagaccgcctactgccacatacctcccagcggccagtaagatcccacagattgggcctccttcagatgccgtcagccagacagtgt from Thamnophis elegans isolate rThaEle1 chromosome 3, rThaEle1.pri, whole genome shotgun sequence includes:
- the SYCE3 gene encoding synaptonemal complex central element protein 3, translated to MAGEKMAKCEPCERSYDNMVKMLEDLNRDLEKLLEDMEKLSVQATWMAYDMVVMRANPDLANSMRRLEDAFLTCKEEMEKNWQEMLKETKSAEPKQ